The genomic window GCAGGTGCTGATGCTTAAAGAATATAACAAGGATACAACAGATTACAGCAATTCGGTAAAGGCAATAAGAATAAACGGCAAGTGCCTTAAGGTATCGGAAAAAGAATATGCGCAGTTCGGAGAGTATATAGAAAAGCTCAGAAAAAACGAGCTGTGAGCAAAAATGTAGAACGTGATTATATATAATGCAGGGCGGCAGACTATCTGCCGCTTTGTTTTTGTGTAATATACGAATTGACAAATAATACTTGGGGTGGTAAAATAAGATACTAAGGCAACACCGCACGACCACCGGCTCTGGCCTTTGTGTGCCATCTGCTTGCCGAATTTCCGTCATAATACCCAATTTCACCTTGTTTTACGCCAGTAAAACTGCGGCAAAAATGGGCATTCTGACGAAAATTCGGACGGCGCATCTGACACACAATGGTCGTGCGGTGTTGCCTTAAGTTAAAAATATATGTTTCAGGGAGTTGTTATAATGGATAATTGTATCATATTAGCAGGCGGCCAGGGCAAGAGAATGAAGACCAATAAGCCTAAGGTGCTTCTTGAAGTGCTTGGCGAGCCTATGCTTGAATGGGTAATAAAGGCCTGTGAAAGTGCAGGGATAGGCAATATCTGTGTAGTAAAGGGCTACGAGGGCGAGCAGGTCGAAGCATACGTTTCGGGCAGAAACGGCAGCGCTGATGTACAGACTGTATTGCAGAGCGAGCGCCTTGGCACAGGTCACGCTGTAATGATGGCAGCTGATTATCTTAAAGAGCGTATCGGCGGCAATACTCTTATCCTCTGCGGCGATGCACCTTTTATCGACAGAGAGACTATAAGCGGATCACTTGCGCTCCATAAGAAGGCAGGCAACGCTGTTACAGTCGTTACTTCCGAAATTGACGAGCCTAAGGGCTACGGCAGGATAATAAGAACAGCTGACGGCATCAGCGGAATTGTTGAGGAAAAGGATTGCACAGACGAACAGCGCAAGATAAAGGAAATAAACAGCGGCTGCTACTGGTTCGATACAAAGGCTCTGCTTGGTGTGCTTGGTGAGCTTAAGCCCAACAATGCACAGAAGGAATATTATCTTACTGACTGTATCTCACTTCTGCTTAGTAAGGGCTTAAAGGCCGGGGCATTCACCTCCGAGAATAAAAACGTTTCTCTCGGCGCAAATGACCGTAAGGGTCTTCTCGCACTTAACGATATCGCAAGACTCGGAGTGATAGATAAGTGGCTTGATTTCGGTATTGAGTTTACCTGCACTGACGGCGTTTCTATAGGCACACAGGTCGAGATAGGTGCAGGCACAGTTATCGACAGCAACGTCAAACTCTCCGGCAAGACAAAGATAGGCGAGGGCTGCCGTATAATGAGCGGTTGTCTGCTCAATAACACGATAGTTGGCAATAATACTGTACTTAATTTTGTACAGGCAAACGATGCAAGAGTGGATGATAATGTCAAGATAGGCCCCTGGGTACAGCTTCGTCCTGATTCTCATGTCCTCAGCGGCGCTAAGATAGGCGACTTTGTAGAGATCAAGAACTCCACGATAGGCGAGGGCACAGCTGTTGCTCACCTGACATATGTCGGTGACAGTGATGTTGGCTCTAATGTCAACTTCGGCTGCGGTGTTGTCACAGTCAACTTTGACGGTGAGAAGAAATTCCGCACAACTATTGGTGATAATGCTTTCATCGGTTGTAACACAAATCTTGTTGCCCCTGTCAAGGTCGGCACAAGCGCTTATACAGCAGCAGGCACAACAGTCACACACGATGTTCCCGACGGCGCACTTGCTATCGACCGTGGCAAGCAGGCAAACATCGAGGGCTATGCCACACGCAAGCTCAAGGCAAGAAATGAAAAGATAGCAATGCAGAAGAAAGCATAATTGAATTTTGTTATCCTTTTAATATTAATAATATAAATGCAAAGCGGCTAAGCTGGATCTTAGTCGCTTTTTTATATAATTATCAGGTTTTGACACATTACATTTGTTATTTTATTGTATTGATGTTACGCTGTATCTATGGTATAATGTTTGTACTATATATATTAACAAAGGGTGATATTGATATGAAAAAAGTATTATCGTTCATGTGCTGCCTGATGCTTTCCTTATCATTATGTACTGGATGTAATTCAAGTGACAGCAGCGAAGACGAATCATCAGCTTCAAGCTCCGAAACCGAGTCTGCTGTAAATGACGATAGCAGCAGTTCTGATACTTCTTCGGATGTAAGTGATAGCTCATCTGAGTCATCAGATAGCGATACAGATCCTAAGGATAGTTCAGATACTGATTCTGATGCAAGCTCTGATGAATCTAAAGACAGCACTGACAGTTCCACCGACAGTTCAGATGCCGGCACTGAAACAGATACCACCGCCGGTACTGGTAGTGGTGGTGATACAGATACCAACACCGGAGTGATATCAAAGGATGACTCCTCAAAGTCAGATTCTACCGGAAATAATAAGA from Ruminococcus sp. NK3A76 includes these protein-coding regions:
- the glmU gene encoding bifunctional UDP-N-acetylglucosamine diphosphorylase/glucosamine-1-phosphate N-acetyltransferase GlmU, translating into MDNCIILAGGQGKRMKTNKPKVLLEVLGEPMLEWVIKACESAGIGNICVVKGYEGEQVEAYVSGRNGSADVQTVLQSERLGTGHAVMMAADYLKERIGGNTLILCGDAPFIDRETISGSLALHKKAGNAVTVVTSEIDEPKGYGRIIRTADGISGIVEEKDCTDEQRKIKEINSGCYWFDTKALLGVLGELKPNNAQKEYYLTDCISLLLSKGLKAGAFTSENKNVSLGANDRKGLLALNDIARLGVIDKWLDFGIEFTCTDGVSIGTQVEIGAGTVIDSNVKLSGKTKIGEGCRIMSGCLLNNTIVGNNTVLNFVQANDARVDDNVKIGPWVQLRPDSHVLSGAKIGDFVEIKNSTIGEGTAVAHLTYVGDSDVGSNVNFGCGVVTVNFDGEKKFRTTIGDNAFIGCNTNLVAPVKVGTSAYTAAGTTVTHDVPDGALAIDRGKQANIEGYATRKLKARNEKIAMQKKA